One genomic window of Camelina sativa cultivar DH55 chromosome 5, Cs, whole genome shotgun sequence includes the following:
- the LOC104786296 gene encoding centromere/kinetochore protein zw10 homolog: MPEIDALFESINVRDLLAGHDLNDPTTPLSAPDLRLLINRLESHSLRIKSKVQSYLVAHHSDFSELFSVCQDAVSRTRLISDDVSDVLQLVSDRPIDVEIRSVVDEITEKTKEVKLKRESLDLVSAIVVICEALQETKEALKNGRFRFAAERIRELKIVLRIGEEEDGEPVAYALLRKEWSTCFDEIQEVLAKFMENAVRFELESSRLQIKYQLSVGETAGIALSTVLEAMEVIGMLDYGFAKAADSIFKHVITPAVTHASTFTAVEDSSKASGEITEATLWLKKSSDHKIEDVDGDAIYSGILKVVKFICSSLCFGNSTWIHSFGRLTCPRISELIISKFLSKVVPEDASKLADFQKIIERASQFEAALQELNFVSPSDAESRLSKYAEDVEVHFASRKKIEILAKARNLLLQCNFTIPQEIAMRNANLKSDGVESLDVSSSKHIVCLLFSSERCVVSEAASQLMNLVHKTLEDVCVSSARVASEFYNAARDSILLYEAVVPVKLEKQLDGINQAAVLLHNDCLYLFEEILGLAFEYRASFPSSIKEYAVFADVAPRFKLMAEEVLQKQVHLVISNLREAIDSADGFQNTHQMKQFESAQFCIEQVVFSLEKVHMIWKPVLRPKTYKQSMCVVLESVFRRIARDILLLDDMAADETFQLQRLIYLMLENLSSLLDSLRSADDTCRPLDDLIPSLRKTRKLAELLDMPLKSITSAWESGELSSCNFTRTEVQDFIKAIFTDSPLRKECLWRIDDVSQ; the protein is encoded by the exons ATGCCGGAGATCGACGCGTTGTTTGAATCGATCAATGTTCGGGACCTTCTCGCCGGACATGATCTCAACGATCCCACAACTCCGTTATCGGCGCCGGATCTCCGCCTTCTCATAAACCGCTTAGAGTCTCATTCCCTACGGATCAAGTCCAAAGTTCAGTCTTACCTCGTCGCTCATCACTCTGATTTCTCGGAGCTCTTCTCTGTCTGTCAAGACGCTGTCTCGAGGACTCGTCTGATTTCCGATGACGTCTCCGACGTCCTACAATTGGTTTCTGACCGTCCGATTGATGTTGAGATTCGTAGTGTAGTGGATGAGATAACCGAGAAGACTAAGGAAGTGAAATTGAAGAGAGAGTCGCTTGATTTAGTGAGTGCGATCGTGGTAATATGTGAGGCATTGCAGGAAACGAAGGAAGCTTTGAAAAACGGACGTTTCAGATTCGCCGCTGAGAGAATCAGAGAGTTGAAAATTGTATTGAGgattggtgaagaggaagacGGAGAACCTGTGGCTTACGCTTTGCTTAGGAAGGAATGGTCTACTTGCTTTGACGAG ATTCAAGAGGTGCTTGCAAAATTCATGGAGAATGCAGTGCGTTTCGAGCTAGAGTCGAGTAGACTCCAGATTAAGTATCAGCTAAGCGTTGGTGAAACTGCTGGAATCGCTCTTAGTACTGTTCTCGAGGCTATGGAG GTGATTGGAATGTTAGACTATGGGTTTGCGAAAGCAGCTGACTCAATCTTCAAGCATGTCATCACCCCAGCTGTAACTCATGCATCTACTTTTACCGCTGTGGAAGATTCAAGTAAAGCCTCAGGGGAAATAACTGAAGCGACATTATGGCTCAAGAAATCGTCAGATCACAAG ATTGAAGATGTGGATGGAGATGCAATATATTCAGGAATTCTTAAGGTTGTTAAGTTCATTTGCAGTTCCTTATGCTTTGGAAACTCTACATGGATCCATTCGTTTGGGAGATTGACGTGTCCGAGGATATCAGAGCTGATCATATCGAAATTTCTTTCAAAG GTTGTCCCAGAAGATGCTTCAAAACTTGCTGACTTTCAGAAAATTATCGAGCGGGCCTCTCAATTTGAAGCAGCTCTTCAggaattgaattttgtttcacCATCTGATGCAGAAAGTAGGCTCAGCAAATATGCTGAAGATGTGGAGGTTCATTTTGCATCGAGAAAGAAGATAGAAATTCTTGCAAAAGCAAGAAATTTGCTGTTGCAGTGTAACTTCACGATTCCTCAG GAAATTGCTATGAGGAATGCCAATTTGAAGTCTGATGGTGTGGAATCTTTAGATGTTAGTTCTTCCAAGCACATTGTTTGCTTACTTTTCTCCTCTGAAAGGTGTGTGGTATCTGAAGCTGCATCCCAACTTATGAATTTGGTGCATAAGACGCTTGAG GATGTTTGTGTATCTTCTGCAAGGGTTGCTTCAGAGTTCTATAACGCTGCTCGCGATTCTATCCTTCTATATGAAGCTGTTGTTCCTGTCAAG CTAGAGAAACAACTCGATGGCATCAATCAAGCTGCTGTTCTTCTGCACAACGATTGTCTATATTTGTTTGAAGAGATACTTGGATTGGCTTTTGAG TATCGAGCTAGCTTCCCTAGCTCCATCAAGGAATATGCAGTATTTGCTGACGTAGCCCCAAGATTTAAACTGATGGCAGAAGAAGTTTTGCAGAAACAAGTTCATTTAGTAATTTCGAATTTGCGAGAG GCTATAGACAGTGCAGATGGATTTCAGAATACTCATCAAATGAAACAATTTGAATCTGCACAATTTTGCATTGAGCAG GTTGTCTTTAGTCTAGAGAAAGTGCATATGATATGGAAGCCAGTGTTACGACCAAAAACTTACAAGCAAAGCATGTGCGTAGTTTTGGAGTCGGTATTTCGCAGAATAGCCAGAGATATTCTTCTTCTAGACGACATGGCTGCTGATGAAACTTTCCAG CTACAAAGACTGATTTATCTCATGTTGGAGAATCTATCTTCTTTACTCGATTCACTGAGATCTGCAGACGACACTTGTCGTCCTCTTGATGATCTCATACCATCTTTGCGCAAAACCCGTAAACTGGCAG AACTATTGGATATGCCTCTCAAGTCTATAACTTCAGCTTGGGAAAGTGGCGAGTTGTCTAGTTGCAATTTCACAAGAACGGAG GTACAAGATTTTATCAAAGCTATATTTACAGATTCGCCGCTGAGAAAAGAATGCTTATGGAGGATAGATGACGTTAGCCAGTAG